One genomic region from Pseudorca crassidens isolate mPseCra1 chromosome 11, mPseCra1.hap1, whole genome shotgun sequence encodes:
- the LOC137201817 gene encoding LOW QUALITY PROTEIN: protein adenylyltransferase SelO-like (The sequence of the model RefSeq protein was modified relative to this genomic sequence to represent the inferred CDS: inserted 2 bases in 2 codons), with product MRRLQFPRLLLSGVNCHAVVSSLWRPSLEGSASLSHLYSNKLNPEQGYCEREVRLASSLDFWTLSSENLIAVLPIDPVKENDVRKVKNCVFSIAFPTPFKSRVHLVAVSKQVLEDILDLDLSVSETDDFIQLVSEEKIVLGSIPLAHRYGGHQFGIWTDQLGDGRAHLIGIYMNRQGEKWELQLKGSGKTPYSQNGDGRAVLRSSMREFLCSEAMYYLRIPTSRAASLVVSDDAVWRDQFYNGNVVKERGAVVLRVAKSWFRIGSLEILAHYGELDLLRMLLDFIIQERFPSVDVKEPNRYLDFLFSTVVSETAQLIALWMSVGFAHGVCNTDNFSLLSITIDYGPFDFMEAYNPDFVPNTSDDERRXKIGYQANIGMFNLNKLLQALTPLLDPRQKQLAAXGYPILYDTRFRELFKAKLGLLGKSKGDDDLIAFLLHLMEKTEADFTMTFRQLSEITQSQLQELRIPQQFWALKMISKHKLFPAWVSQYLWRLKSNMNDSDSERRKRMTTFNPRYVLENWMAESAVQKAERKDFSEVHLLQQVLHRPFQKHSAAETAGYSSPTPSWAKDLRVSCSS from the exons ATGCGGAGGCTCCAGTTTCCGCGGCTGCTTCTCTCGGGTGTTAACTGCCACGCTGTCGTCAGCTCCTTATGGCGACCTAGCCTTGAAGGAAGTGCCAGCCTTTCGCATCTTTACAGTAACAAGTTAAACCCCGAGCAGGGCTATTGTGAAAGAGAAGTTAGATTAGCCTCGTCTCTCGACTTTTGGACGCTCTCCTCTGAAAACCTTATAGCTGTGTTGCCAATTGATCCTGTTAAAGAAAATGATGTGCGTAAAGTGAAAAACTGTGTTTTTTCAATTGCCTTCCCCACTCCTTTCAAATCAAGAGTACATCTTGTAGCAGTTTCAAAGCAAGTGCTAGAAGATATTTTGGACCTTGATTTATCTGTCTCAGAAACAGATGATTTTATCCAGCTTGTAAGTGAAGAAAAGATAGTACTTGGATCCATTCCACTGGCTCACAGATATGGGGGCCACCAGTTTGGGATATGGACAGATCAGCTCGGCGATGGAAGAGCCCATCTTATTGGAATTTACATGAACAGGCAGGGTGAAAAGTGGGAGCTCCAATTAAAAGGCTCAGGAAAAACCCCGTACTCCCAAAACGGCGATGGCAGAGCTGTGCTTCGTTCCTCCATGAGAGAATTTTTGTGTAGTGAGGCTATGTACTATCTCAGAATTCCCACTAGCAGAGCTGCAAGTCTGGTTGTAAGTGATGATGCAGTATGGAGAGATCAATTCTACAATGGAAACGTTGTGAAAGAACGAGGTGCAGTAGTGCTGCGTGTTGCAAAATCATGGTTTAGAATTGGATCGTTAGAAATTTTGGCTCATTATGGTGAATTGGATTTACTAAGGATGTTACTAGACTTCATCATACAGGAACGCTTCCCCTCAGTAGATGTCAAGGAACCTAACAgatatttggattttcttttttctactgtgGTGTCTGAGACAGCACAGCTTATTGCCTTGTGGATGTCTGTTGGTTTTGCACATGGTGTTTGTAATACTGATAACTTCAGTTTGTTATCCATTACAATTGACTATGGTCCATTTGATTTTATGGAGGCCTATAATCCAGATTTTGTACCAAACACATCTGATgatgaaagaa taaaaataggaTATCAGGCTAATATTGGAATGTTTAATTTAAACAAGTTGTTACAAGCTCTAACCCCATTACTGGATCCTAGGCAAAAGCAACTTGCTG CAGGGTATCCCATTCTTTACGATACAAGATTTAGAGAATTGTTCAAAGCCAAATTGGGATTACTTGGAAAAAGCAAGGGTGATGATGATTTAATTGCATTTCTCTTACATCTCATGGAAAAGACAGAAGCTGACTTTACAATGACATTTCGGCAGCTCAGTGAGATCACTCAAAGCCAGTTACAGGAGCTCAGAATTCCTCAGCAATTCTGGGCACTGAAAATGATCTCAAAGCACAAACTCTTTCCTGCCTGGGTGTCCCAGTACCTTTGGAGACTGAAGAGTAACATGAATGATTCAgattctgaaagaagaaaaagaatgacaacTTTTAATCCTAGATATGTGCTGGAGAACTGGATGGCAGAATCCGCAGTgcaaaaagcagaaaggaaagatTTTTCAGAGGTCCATCTCCTCCAGCAAGTTCTTCACCGTCCTTTCCAGAAGCATTCTGCAGCTGAGACAGCAGGCTATTCCTCACCTACTCCTTCCTGGGCCAAAGATCTCAGGGTTAGCTGCTCATCTTAA